Proteins from one Rhinopithecus roxellana isolate Shanxi Qingling chromosome 18, ASM756505v1, whole genome shotgun sequence genomic window:
- the METTL21C gene encoding protein-lysine methyltransferase METTL21C produces the protein MDVCLSSTQQPGRLGEGLSSPGGWLEAEKKGASQKDSTGGALEESNRIEASLHSLQTFVPTDYASYTQEHYRFAGKEIVIQESIESYGAVVWPGATALCQYLEEHAEELNFQDAKILEIGAGPGLVSIVASILGAQVTATDLPDVLGNLQYNLLKNTLRCTAHLPEVKELVWGEDLDKNFPKSAFYYDYVLASDVVYHHYFLDKLLTTMVYLSQPGTVLLWANKFRFSTDYEFLDKFKQVFDTTLLAEYPESSVKLFKGILKWD, from the exons ATGGACGTGTGTCTGAGCTCCACGCAGCAGCCTGGGCGCCTGGGGGAAGGACTGAGCTCCCCGGGTGGCTGGTTAGAGGCTGAGAAGAAGGGGGCTTCGCAGAAAGACAGCACCGGGGGAGCCCTAGAAG AATCCAACAGGATAGAAGCATCTCTTCACAGCCTCCAGACATTTGTTCCTACAGATTACGCCAGCTACACTCAGGAGCATTATCGGTTTGCAGGAAAGGAGATTGTCATCCAGGAATCCATAGAGAGTTACGGAGCGGTGGTGTGGCCAGGG gcTACGGCTTTGTGTCAGTATTTGGAGGAACATGCCGAGGAACTGAATTTCCAAGATGCAAAAATACTTGAAATTGGTGCTGGACCAGGCCTTGTTTCCATTGTGGCCAGTATTTTAG gAGCTCAAGTCACAGCAACAGATTTGCCTGATGTCCTGGGAAACCTTCaatacaatcttttaaaaaacacactacGATGTACAGCACATCTTCCTGAAGTGAAAGAACTGGTATGGGGTGAAGACCTGGACAAAAACTTTCCCAAGTCAGCTTTTTACTATGATTATGTCCTAGCCTCAGACGTGGTCTACCATCACTACTTCCTGGACAAGCTGCTCACCACCATGGTGTACCTTTCCCAGCCAGGGACGGTGCTGCTTTGGGCAAACAAGTTCAGATTCAGCACTGACTATGAATTTTTAGATAAATTCAAGCAAGTTTTTGACACAACACTGTTGGCTGAATATCCAGAGTCATCAGTCAAACTTTTTAAGGGGATACTAAAATGGGACTAA